From the genome of Phoenix dactylifera cultivar Barhee BC4 chromosome 5, palm_55x_up_171113_PBpolish2nd_filt_p, whole genome shotgun sequence:
TTTGTTCACTTTATGTCGTTAGATACCTGGCTGCAATGCTAGTCTCGTGGCACAAATTTTCTTGCCCTTTGATATCGAAAAATTGGCAGTTTGATCTCCTGTTTGTTTCCTGATTTCTCAAACTTAGCTCAATGAATCCAATCGTTAAAGGACTTATTGATTCATAAACCTCTACAGATGGAGCTGCTGAATCCCACAGATGGGAAGTCATTTATAAACTATCTCTGGGTATCGTCAAGGGACTCCATCACCTTCACACTGCCCTGCAGAGGCCTATTGTCCATGGCAACCTCAAGTCGAACAACATTTTGCTGGACGCCGATTTGCAGCCTCACCTCTCAGATTTTGGCCTGCACCTCCTCTTGAATCCAGCAGCAGTACAGGAAATGCTCGAAGCCTCTGCAGCTCGGGGCTACAAAGCCCCAGAACTGATTAAGATGAAGGACGCCAGCACACAGAGCGATATCTACAGCTTGGGGGTCGTCTTACTCGAGTTGCTTGCTCGGAAGGAAATTATGAACAACAAATTCTTGCATTCTCAAGATCTTCATCTGCCCACCTCCTTGAGAAACTTGGTTTGCGAGCACAAAGTCCCTGATGCGATGAACTCGGCCGAGCTCATCAACCAAAGTATGAAGCAAAATTTCACTAACGAGGACAGTTTGCAGATGTTCTTTCAACTGGCAATGGCTTGTTGCTCTCCTACACCTGCCCTGAGACCGGATATCAAGTGCATTGTCAGAAGGCTCGAAGAAATTGGGCAGTGACATCTCCAACCTTGCACTAGTCTTTGAGGGAATTGGAATTTCGTGATGTTATGTTGATGAAGATGTCAAGAACCACAAGGATATTTGACACAGAAGGATGGCGACTAATTAAATCTTTCTTCTGAGCAACCTTATCTACATATGGCTTAGCAAAATGGCATGCCTTGTGGCCTTCGAATCAGAAGTCTCAGCAACTGGATGAGAGTGGTGGATTTCTCAGTGATCCATGTGGTGGTGGGGTTGGGTTTGTTTCTTTCTGAGGAACTAACAGTGCAACATACAAGTTGAACCACTCGCATGCATAGTTTTTTACAGATCAAATTGAGGAAGGACACGCCACAATCGGTGTGTAAAACAGAGACAGATCTTTTGGTGCTTGAAGAACTTTACTGTTGAACTCTTCTGAATGGCTGTTTGAGCTCCATTGAGAGATTGCTTCAGCTGTGACATCAGTTTACTGGTCATCTTTTAACTCAGATTCTTGGCTCACTTCTTGTGACCACTTTTATGTTTTGGGATGCACTGTAATATGCTCCCATACATGCATGGTTGAAGGGAGGAGTGAATTTACAAAGATTCCCTGTTAAACTTACACAGTTGAAGGTTTGTCTTTACAAAACATCATGACCTCGTCCTTATGGTTCTGTAAAATTATGTACTACTGTTGTTAATTACTTTATTGTAAGCTATGGTGGAAGAAGTTCATACTCATACTCAAAAGCTCTAATAAATGTTGTAAACTCTATCTAGTGGTCCTTTTTATTTGCCTCAATGCATGTAGTAAGTGATAGCTCACCTTTCCATAGCTACATGTCACCAACTGTCTTCATGAACTTTGCCAACTGGATGCTGGGTTCACATAATTTGGTCGGTTTAATAAGCTTTCTTATTATAGTGGACAGATTACTAGTTATAAACTAGTCTTTAAAGAAAATATTCAGTTGGCTACTCCTAAGTTGGACAAGAATAATGTATATAAATTGGAGATCTCAGGCAGGGGTCCCAAGACTGGAGCTACGAGTTATTGCAATATTAAAAACGTAGTTCCCATGCCAATCAACAATTGCTTGGTTTCTGAAACATAATGAATTGCCAATTGTTGCTCTAGTTCTATTGTTGCCAGATTAGGTGGAAGCTGCAACCATGTTACTTCCTCCTGTGCCGTGCCAGCTCTCCGAAGCTTTTATATTGACTTCGATCCCTGGAATAACTCTGCTGTTAGACCATTGTGAAGAATAATTTGCGTGCATTCGGATCTAGAACCACTTGATTTCAAATGACCATGTATGATTCTTGAAATTACAAGTCATGATTTTGCAATACTGAGTACTTGATTGTGCAGTGAAATCTGCTGAAGATTCTAAATTCATGAAATTTTACTCTCTCTATCAGCCAAAGCAACAAGGTCTGAAACAATGATTTATGCTTATAACCTTGGTAaggaaataattttttatattcctATTTTATTTCGTCAAAAAAGAACCTTGCTCAAGCAACTTTACTGTTTATCAGCTATTATGTTACTATCAGTTAAAAATGCTGATGAGTATACTTTTCATTACAGGTTGGATCTTCTATATTCTTCGGTGCAATACAAATTTGAAGTTTTAGAGTAAAATTAACTATTCAATGTGCGAGACTGTCGGCGAAGAACTATAGCATTGCAACTAAGCAACCTTTGTAAGTTTCATGATAGTTAAAAATCTTATCTTATtaattgaatttcaaataattcTAGTTTCATGAATATTACACTATACATTGTACGTTACTGGTGATGGTAGAGATGATTCAGGAACGCAACTAGCAGATGATTTGGCTTGAACTTTATTCCAAAAGAGACCATTATTAATCTTTTTGCGTCATCTATACAAGCAATCGGATCATTAGAAGTCTAATATTTCGGGCTAACAAGATGCATGATGCTGACATTTTATTTGCTGTAGGAGAGCGTTTAGATGTTAAGAACATGTATCTCATAAGATCTTCAAATAGAaactaattaaaaatttaactaACTTCAATATGATCCATGTTTAGATAACACTTTCTTTTAACTATGCTTTATTTTGATCTAATGATTAACATGATATCACTAGATCATCAAAACATGCATAGTTTTATGAAAAAGGGATAACATCAATTGTATTTTTCATCTTTGCTTGCGCAAGAAATTCTAGGGTATAGAACTATTGCATGCTTTCAGGTTTGACAGCTGCATATATTCGCAAATATTAAATGATTCGTTTGatttgagaaaaaaagaagaaaatgtatAGTCAacgaaaaaatagagaaatattttatatttagtcGGGGTTCTCAAAtaaaagagatagaaaaatagctaaaaataagattttgatattttattaaaaaaaatatggaatatgaaaAAGTTTAATTCCTACAGCCTAAAAATtggattattatttttgtttcaaAATGCACTTAGATAGAatagaataaattttttttctttattaagaatataatagatattttatatattttttaaaaaatagatattttaACTAATGTAAATTAGtttagaatatattattttttatgatcaattaatatataaaattattttttagataTTATATATTTGTATCAGTTTTTCAcaaaataaatacatacatacacacacacatgtgTGTATCCGCACGTACACATACACTACATTTGCATCTATCCGCTCCCCCTGCTACTAGCTTCCAAAACCAAAGCGGGCTCTATCCGTCGGTGACCCACCAACACCCGATGCCACGTGtcgacatctctctctctctctctctctctctctcttctatcCTTTCAGAACAAgaagtcaaaagaaaaaaaattcaagaacCTTTATCCCACAACGGCACCGAACGAAATGACGCCTCACCAGCCTCACTCCCCACTTCCCACTACCACCaaacactaaaaaaaaaaaaaaa
Proteins encoded in this window:
- the LOC103704654 gene encoding putative kinase-like protein TMKL1, which produces MEKHRKIQIVLGVISPFLVLLLLYAMCCCFRRRFGWSRERESLEGGGFGCGEEEGEKEAEELTRFAGGEHLTVHDILDAPGEVVGKSSYATLYRASLQRSGSVVLLRFVRPACVGRTQDVLLAVRKLGHVRHPNLVPMRALYAGPRGETLFVHPFYSVGTLSQFLRDGAAESHRWEVIYKLSLGIVKGLHHLHTALQRPIVHGNLKSNNILLDADLQPHLSDFGLHLLLNPAAVQEMLEASAARGYKAPELIKMKDASTQSDIYSLGVVLLELLARKEIMNNKFLHSQDLHLPTSLRNLVCEHKVPDAMNSAELINQSMKQNFTNEDSLQMFFQLAMACCSPTPALRPDIKCIVRRLEEIGQ